One Spiroplasma endosymbiont of Nebria brevicollis DNA window includes the following coding sequences:
- the rpmJ gene encoding 50S ribosomal protein L36 — MKVQASVKKICDKCQPIKRKGRNVIICENPKHKQRQG, encoded by the coding sequence ATGAAAGTACAAGCATCAGTTAAAAAAATTTGTGACAAATGTCAACCAATTAAACGCAAAGGACGTAACGTAATCATTTGCGAAAACCCTAAACACAAACAACGTCAAGGATAA
- the rplQ gene encoding 50S ribosomal protein L17, with amino-acid sequence MSYINDTGRDSAKVDAEMRNLASELIVHGKLILTQTRAKRLQSFVEPLVTLAKRGDLHSRRQAIAKLRKIVTKEHEKDGVIPTLFTNIADRYKDRNGGYTKLIKVDNRTGDNAPMVLITFV; translated from the coding sequence ATGTCATATATTAATGATACAGGAAGAGATAGTGCTAAAGTTGATGCAGAAATGCGTAACCTAGCTAGTGAATTAATTGTTCACGGAAAATTAATCTTAACGCAAACAAGAGCTAAGAGATTACAAAGTTTTGTTGAACCATTAGTTACTTTAGCTAAACGTGGTGACTTACACTCACGACGTCAAGCAATTGCTAAATTACGTAAAATTGTAACTAAAGAGCATGAAAAAGATGGTGTTATTCCAACATTATTTACTAACATTGCTGATCGATACAAAGACCGTAATGGTGGGTATACAAAGTTAATTAAAGTAGACAACAGAACTGGTGATAATGCGCCAATGGTATTAATTACTTTTGTTTAA
- the rpsK gene encoding 30S ribosomal protein S11, producing MNIKTTVKKKIKANPNFFKGKVFIKASFNNTIVTITDLNGNVIAWSSAGAVGFKGTRKSTPHSAQLAAEAAGKTAIEHGAKILSVYVNGTGPGREPAIRSLQALGFEMKDLNDVTPIPHNGCRPPKKPRK from the coding sequence ATGAACATAAAAACAACAGTTAAGAAAAAAATCAAAGCTAATCCTAATTTTTTCAAAGGAAAAGTATTTATCAAAGCCAGTTTCAATAATACAATTGTTACTATCACAGATCTTAATGGTAACGTAATTGCTTGATCTAGTGCTGGAGCAGTTGGATTCAAAGGAACTCGTAAATCAACGCCGCACTCAGCCCAACTAGCAGCTGAAGCTGCTGGTAAAACAGCTATCGAACACGGAGCCAAAATTTTAAGTGTTTATGTAAATGGAACAGGACCTGGAAGAGAACCAGCAATCCGTAGTTTACAAGCACTAGGATTTGAAATGAAAGATCTAAATGATGTGACACCAATCCCGCATAATGGTTGTCGTCCACCAAAAAAACCAAGAAAATAA
- the map gene encoding type I methionyl aminopeptidase, giving the protein MVSIKSEKEIQNIRAASKVVALIHHELKKIIKVGTTGKDLDKVASGIIKEHNAKPSFLNYHGFPATICVSVNEQLIHGIPNDKPFKQNDLVKIDAGASINGYHGDAAFTVCVGSPTAEQQKIIDVTRESLNKAIAIIRPGVRIGDISNTIQTYVESQGFCLPTSYTGHGIGKSLHEDPAIPNVGKPDRGIKLQKNMTICIEPMVQMTTDKVIMLDDKWTVVAADYLQTAHFEHTILITDDGCEVLTILDNNQETNEVL; this is encoded by the coding sequence ATGGTTAGCATTAAAAGTGAAAAAGAAATTCAAAATATTAGAGCAGCTAGTAAAGTAGTAGCATTAATTCATCACGAATTAAAAAAAATAATTAAAGTTGGAACAACAGGTAAAGACCTCGATAAAGTTGCCTCAGGAATTATTAAAGAACATAATGCTAAACCATCATTCTTAAATTATCATGGATTTCCAGCCACAATTTGTGTTTCAGTTAATGAGCAACTAATTCACGGTATTCCCAATGATAAACCATTTAAACAAAATGATCTTGTTAAAATTGATGCTGGTGCTAGTATTAATGGATATCATGGCGATGCTGCGTTTACTGTGTGCGTTGGTTCACCAACTGCAGAACAACAAAAAATTATTGATGTGACACGTGAGTCGCTCAATAAAGCAATCGCAATTATTAGACCTGGAGTACGAATTGGTGATATTAGTAACACCATTCAAACTTATGTAGAAAGCCAAGGCTTTTGTTTACCAACATCGTATACTGGACATGGTATTGGTAAATCACTTCACGAAGACCCAGCAATTCCTAATGTCGGCAAACCTGACAGAGGCATTAAATTACAAAAAAATATGACCATCTGTATTGAACCCATGGTTCAAATGACAACAGATAAAGTGATTATGTTAGACGATAAGTGAACGGTAGTTGCTGCTGATTATCTGCAAACTGCCCACTTTGAACACACTATCTTAATAACAGATGATGGTTGTGAAGTACTAACAATTTTAGATAACAATCAAGAAACTAATGAGGTGTTGTAA
- a CDS encoding adenylate kinase, which translates to MNLIILGLPGAGKGTESDFIVKKYGLIHLSTGDIFRSNIKNGNALGIKAKEYMDAGQYVPDEITNKLVAARLQQLDIKTTDFILDGYPRTIDQAFYLDKTLLTINKPILVLYLAINEQTVVDRLSSRRVCLQCGRVYNLKFSPPKINNKCDIDNQTLIQRSDDKAATIKTRLQVYKKETLPLVTYYQNQGLLKTIDANLENDKVRATIEQYLLENDNG; encoded by the coding sequence ATGAATTTAATTATTTTAGGTTTGCCAGGTGCTGGGAAAGGTACTGAATCAGACTTCATTGTAAAAAAATATGGATTAATCCATTTATCAACTGGTGATATCTTCCGGAGCAATATCAAAAATGGTAATGCTTTAGGAATTAAAGCCAAAGAATATATGGATGCAGGACAATACGTTCCTGATGAAATCACTAATAAATTGGTTGCTGCGAGATTGCAGCAACTAGATATTAAAACAACAGATTTCATTCTTGATGGTTATCCTCGTACCATTGACCAAGCATTCTATCTTGATAAAACATTATTAACTATTAATAAACCAATTTTAGTTTTATATTTGGCAATTAATGAACAAACGGTTGTTGACCGTTTATCATCAAGACGAGTTTGTCTGCAATGTGGTCGTGTGTACAATCTTAAATTTTCTCCCCCCAAGATTAATAATAAATGCGATATTGACAATCAAACATTAATTCAACGTTCTGATGATAAAGCAGCAACCATTAAAACAAGGTTGCAAGTTTATAAAAAAGAAACATTGCCACTAGTAACATATTACCAAAATCAAGGTTTGTTAAAAACTATTGACGCTAACCTTGAAAATGATAAAGTAAGAGCAACAATTGAACAATATTTATTGGAGAATGACAATGGTTAG
- the rpsM gene encoding 30S ribosomal protein S13, with amino-acid sequence MTTNTNNASRRIAQVNIPGNQHTVIGLTRIYGIGRSKSSSILKELKIAESKKVNELSENEVTAISKLIEKKCKTEGELRREVSLNIKRLMEIGCYRGIRHRKGLPLRGQSTKTNARTCKGPRKTVANKKKAS; translated from the coding sequence ATGACAACAAATACGAACAACGCTAGTCGAAGAATTGCCCAAGTAAATATTCCTGGAAACCAACACACTGTTATTGGTTTAACAAGAATCTATGGAATTGGACGTAGCAAATCTTCTTCAATTTTAAAAGAACTAAAAATTGCTGAGAGTAAAAAAGTTAACGAACTAAGTGAAAACGAAGTAACTGCTATTAGTAAATTAATCGAGAAAAAATGTAAAACTGAGGGTGAATTAAGACGTGAAGTTTCATTAAACATTAAAAGATTAATGGAAATCGGATGTTACCGTGGAATTCGTCATCGTAAAGGATTACCATTACGTGGACAATCAACTAAAACTAATGCTAGAACTTGCAAGGGACCACGTAAAACGGTTGCTAACAAGAAAAAAGCAAGCTAA
- a CDS encoding site-specific DNA-methyltransferase, with the protein MEIVKEKIKDVENKNNKENISKLNNFNSNKVDKLNLILGDSFIEMAKLESESINFIFIDPPYFLSNNGYSVNSGKRTSVNKGEWDRSKGFIENYNFHLKWIKECQRILKPNGTLIVSGTYHSIYVCGFILQELNFHILNDISWYKPNCTPNIGCRNFTASHETLIWAKKDINFKHVFNYKDMKFSKWEDDNFKNENKQMRSVWAISTPKAIEKIYGKHPSQKPLDLLKRIIIACTNENDIVLDPFMGSGTTGIVCKLYNRNFIGIENNNEYFNLAKKRLDDNNG; encoded by the coding sequence ATGGAGATTGTAAAAGAGAAAATAAAAGATGTTGAAAATAAAAATAATAAAGAAAATATATCTAAATTAAATAATTTTAATTCAAATAAAGTTGATAAATTAAATCTTATTTTAGGAGATAGTTTTATTGAAATGGCAAAATTAGAAAGTGAGTCTATTAATTTTATTTTTATTGATCCACCTTATTTTTTATCAAATAATGGATATAGTGTTAATTCTGGTAAAAGAACGTCTGTAAATAAAGGCGAATGAGATAGAAGTAAAGGATTTATTGAAAATTATAATTTTCATTTAAAATGAATTAAAGAATGTCAAAGAATTTTAAAACCAAATGGAACTTTAATAGTTAGTGGTACTTATCATTCTATTTATGTATGTGGTTTTATTTTACAAGAACTAAACTTTCATATACTTAATGATATATCTTGATATAAACCAAATTGTACACCTAATATTGGTTGTAGAAATTTTACTGCTAGTCATGAAACATTAATATGAGCAAAAAAAGATATTAATTTTAAACATGTTTTTAATTATAAAGATATGAAATTTTCTAAATGAGAAGATGATAATTTTAAGAATGAAAATAAACAAATGCGAAGTGTTTGAGCGATATCTACTCCAAAAGCAATAGAAAAAATTTATGGTAAACATCCATCACAAAAACCATTGGATCTTTTAAAAAGGATTATAATTGCATGTACTAATGAAAATGATATTGTTTTAGACCCATTTATGGGTTCAGGTACGACTGGTATAGTATGTAAATTATATAATAGAAATTTTATAGGAATAGAAAATAATAATGAATATTTTAATTTGGCAAAAAAAAGATTGGATGATAATAATGGTTAA
- a CDS encoding DNA-directed RNA polymerase subunit alpha encodes MEQQFLKPKFSLNSENSTTHYTEFVVNQLERGYGTTLANALRRTLLSSVPGISVYAIKIAGVSHEFTAVKGVIENVSEIILNVKDLVLAFDGEIQKEEKITNLKINVTGEQEITAGDIICPTEVRVVNPDLVIARTTSRNVVFDMELFVKKSRGYSSFENNKKEIANSSGIIAIDADYSPVSKVDYKVEPVTKTIKDVEYEKLTIGVQTNGSIKAASAIAMAAKILMSHIEFFINLDDNVKNFEVISIINEKENDSLNLALEELNLTVRSYNCLKRDGFKTLGDIAKKSLEEIKLIKHLGSKSVKEIEDCVARNNLEFSNKN; translated from the coding sequence ATGGAACAACAATTTTTAAAACCAAAATTTAGTTTAAATAGTGAAAACAGCACTACTCATTACACTGAGTTCGTTGTTAATCAATTAGAACGTGGTTATGGAACAACCTTAGCTAACGCTTTAAGAAGAACATTACTGTCTTCTGTGCCAGGGATTTCTGTTTACGCTATTAAAATTGCTGGTGTATCGCATGAATTTACTGCTGTTAAAGGCGTAATCGAAAATGTTTCAGAAATAATTTTAAATGTTAAAGACTTAGTTTTAGCTTTTGATGGGGAGATCCAAAAAGAAGAAAAAATTACTAACTTAAAAATTAATGTAACAGGTGAACAAGAAATTACTGCTGGTGATATTATTTGCCCAACTGAAGTACGAGTAGTAAATCCAGACTTAGTAATTGCCAGAACAACTTCAAGAAACGTAGTATTCGATATGGAGTTATTCGTTAAGAAATCTCGTGGTTATTCATCTTTTGAAAACAATAAAAAAGAAATTGCTAACAGTTCAGGAATTATCGCTATTGATGCTGACTACTCACCAGTTTCAAAAGTTGACTACAAAGTAGAACCAGTTACTAAAACTATTAAAGATGTTGAGTATGAAAAGTTAACAATTGGTGTCCAAACTAATGGTTCAATTAAAGCAGCCTCAGCCATTGCTATGGCAGCTAAAATCTTAATGAGTCATATTGAATTCTTTATTAATTTAGATGATAATGTTAAAAACTTTGAAGTTATTTCAATTATTAATGAAAAAGAAAATGATAGTTTAAATTTAGCATTAGAAGAATTGAACTTAACAGTTCGTTCATACAACTGTTTAAAACGTGATGGATTTAAAACTTTAGGTGATATTGCCAAGAAAAGTTTAGAAGAAATTAAGTTAATTAAACATTTAGGTTCAAAATCTGTTAAAGAAATTGAAGACTGTGTAGCAAGAAATAACTTAGAATTTTCTAATAAGAACTAA
- a CDS encoding replication initiation protein, with translation MENKNIIKNNKELNIYYSNFLARMNTKFTLEEEKALHLIFKQINAFGKNDTTIKLNKLDFFNKLELESTNRYPRYRKLIRGLIHKTYVEFVDNYGAEYVGVVINSSVWKPREPFFVVELTKMFMPYLELLIRDYTKVDLNSVCAFKSKHSLTLYKFICSWTDDSKQTNQRYITTKDLKELFGLNISDYVYNDKFKRYDFERETIKKAINEINKVSNISLSFKKNKKGNKVLNYEFTWIQKEKTIITKNRKRQLTIFDLDKENTIGKPTKSILSKPNLSTNEIKKILQDFDEH, from the coding sequence ATGGAAAATAAAAATATTATTAAAAATAATAAAGAATTAAATATATATTATTCAAATTTTTTAGCACGTATGAATACTAAATTTACACTTGAAGAAGAAAAGGCATTACATTTAATTTTTAAACAAATTAATGCTTTTGGTAAAAATGATACAACAATAAAATTGAATAAATTAGATTTTTTTAATAAATTAGAATTAGAAAGTACAAATAGATATCCAAGATATCGTAAATTAATTCGTGGTCTAATTCATAAAACTTATGTAGAGTTTGTTGATAATTATGGTGCTGAATATGTAGGAGTAGTTATTAACTCATCAGTTTGAAAACCAAGAGAACCTTTTTTTGTGGTTGAACTTACTAAAATGTTTATGCCTTATTTAGAATTATTAATAAGAGATTATACGAAAGTTGATTTAAATAGTGTATGTGCTTTTAAATCAAAACATAGTTTAACATTATATAAATTTATATGTAGTTGGACTGATGACAGCAAACAAACAAATCAAAGATATATAACAACTAAGGATTTAAAAGAGTTATTTGGTTTGAATATTAGTGATTATGTTTATAATGATAAATTTAAACGTTATGATTTTGAAAGAGAAACTATTAAAAAAGCAATTAATGAAATAAATAAAGTATCTAATATTAGTTTAAGTTTTAAAAAAAATAAGAAAGGAAATAAGGTCTTAAATTATGAATTTACTTGAATACAAAAAGAAAAAACAATAATTACTAAAAATAGAAAGAGACAATTAACTATTTTTGATTTAGATAAAGAAAATACAATTGGAAAACCTACTAAAAGTATTTTATCTAAACCTAATTTATCAACAAATGAAATAAAAAAAATTTTACAAGATTTTGATGAACATTAA
- the infA gene encoding translation initiation factor IF-1, which translates to MAKPKQQAKPKFLKEKKPSENTIECEAIVKEVLPNATFKIKLKDFDSDELITATLGGKLQINHIKIIKNDHVKVELSTYDLSKGRITFRYRIPPVTHKKEENEEN; encoded by the coding sequence ATGGCAAAACCAAAACAACAAGCAAAACCGAAATTTCTAAAAGAAAAAAAACCTAGTGAAAATACTATTGAGTGTGAAGCGATCGTAAAAGAAGTACTACCAAATGCTACTTTTAAAATTAAACTAAAAGACTTTGATAGTGATGAATTAATTACAGCAACACTAGGCGGTAAGTTGCAAATCAATCACATTAAAATTATTAAAAATGATCATGTTAAAGTTGAACTATCAACATATGACTTAAGTAAAGGACGGATAACTTTCCGTTATCGTATTCCACCTGTAACTCATAAAAAAGAAGAAAACGAAGAAAATTAA